The following are from one region of the Amia ocellicauda isolate fAmiCal2 chromosome 1, fAmiCal2.hap1, whole genome shotgun sequence genome:
- the kif13bb gene encoding kinesin-like protein KIF13B isoform X1, giving the protein MGDSGVSDSNVKVAVRVRPMNRREKDLKTKCVVEMEGNQTVLYPASANLSKGDARSQPKVFAYDYCFWSMDESEKDKFAGQDVVFQCLGESLLHNAFQGYNACIFAYGQTGSGKSYTMMGSVDQPGLIPRLCSSLFDRTLQEQREEESFTVEVSYMEIYNEKVRDLLDPKGSRQALRVREHKVLGPYVDGLSRLAVASYKDIESLMSEGNKSRTVAATNMNEESSRSHAVFNIILTHTLKDLQSGTSGEKVSKLSLVDLAGSERAAKTGAAGERLKEGSNINKSLTTLGLVISALADQGAGKNKSKFVPYRDSVLTWLLKDSLGGNSRTAMVATVSPAADNYDETLSTLRYADRAKSIVNHAVVNEDPNARIIRELREEVEKLREQLTQAESMKAPELKDRLEESEKLIQEMTVTWEEKLRKTESIAQERQKQLESLGISLQSSGIRVGEDKCFLVNLNADPALNELLVYYLKEHTLVGAADSQDIQLCGMGIQGEHCVIDLTVEGQVVLTPRHNSRTCVNGSPITSPVQLHHGDRILWGNNHFFRINLPKRRSRWGEREDEDGAMKNSSSSEQLDNDGDTASEVSSEVSFSYEFAQTEVMMKALGNNDPMQAILQSLERQHEEEKQSALERQRLMYEQELEQLRRRLSPDRQQPPPGQHPQHTQHPQHQHYRSLERLSGSPSAQQRLRQWSDDREAVLTRSLRRLREQIVRANLLVQEASFIAEELEKRTEYRVTLQIPASNLNANRKRDAVLSEPAVQVRRKGKGKQIWALEKMENRLVDMRDLYQEWKDYDEDNPVMRSYFKRADPFFDEQENHSLIGVANVFLSCLFYNVKLQYAVPIVNQKGEAAGRLHVEVVRVSGDFQDSSGEDSEAGPDGDAQERQLVCMIKILQATGLPQHLSNFVFCQYSFWEQAEPIIVAPEVDPSASSPTTKDPHCMVVFDHCKELSVNVSEDFIEYLTEGAVAIEVYGHKQSDPRRNTALWDLGIIQAKTRTLRDRWSEVMRRLELWIQILELNENGEFVPVEVLPARDVRTGGIFQLRQGQSRRIQVEVRSVQDSGTMPLIVESVLAVSVGCVEIRQARPNRGNDSQPVEDDGMDSYQDRDLERLKEQWLTALTKRQEYLDQHLQKLVIKPDKSEDDMDRESQLLECRLTLTEERNAVMVPSAGSGIPGAPAEWSPVPGMETHIPVLFLELSADDFSSQDNLDKPEAGGWDAILSGENEKHFFELQIVKQHEAEVKAEASWDSTVHDCPQLSRGSGPEQRVYLTVKAVVLLSHPADMQLILRKRICVNVSGRQGFAQSFLRRMSHRVTVPGCGVTFEIVSNIPGDAQGLEDREMLARLAANMENPQSADTEAAIERYLRSVLAVENMLTLDRLRQEVAVKEHLSSKGKGSRRSLSSPNVHRLSGSRQDLSPNSQLENHKGRWESQQDISTTSPQFSQTLPRPSLSKKTEPEEVPLGISGLAASYLSPVRSLVPPMPKLLKSLFPARDDKKDLRPSPLANQVVGQECVAMAGEDRPVPRIMVQSASIEESPQKPKLVPKEERISRSVVVPDRQLDNPPVYSASHESSESPQSPVSEASSGYFSTSVSTATLSEASAAACDSPTLPASQALAGSVASASVVDCENETAPRSGGGKEAEGVLEALPVSEQDPQGSSTPRRQQAEGTASDRNGIPSLERIDTTAITTTTTTISAQAPSESTEQTRPEPSPPKAAGANPFKIQKVKTQDLKSFTRILGEDGAPTPEEGSDALGEGSRSAPGQGGGFSEAGEGPPRTGEEQQASRAEPEETLEITSDSEEHREQPLPDWLKEGEYVVVGTNKSGTVRYVGPTDFADGVWVGVELDVPAGKNDGSVAGKQYFRCNPGYGVLVRSDRVTRSSGPAKRRGDNRRSGNFSGSNPNLNALTALAKGEGARDRAGLRREKRMSWNS; this is encoded by the exons GTTTTCGCCTATGATTACTGCTTCTGGTCGATGGACGAGTCTGAAAAAGACAAGTTTGCAG GTCAGGATGTGGTTTTCCAGTGCCTTGGGGAAAGTTTGCTCCATAATGCCTTCCAGGGCTACAATGCCTGTATCTTTGCCTACGGACAAACAG GCTCAGGGAAGTCTTACACCATGATGGGCTCTGTGGACCAGCCCGGCCTGATCCCACGCTTGTGCAGCTCGCTGTTTGACAGGACCCTGCAGGAGCAGCGGGAGGAGGAGAGCTTCACAGTGGAGGTGTCCTACATGGAGATCTATAATGAGAAGGTCCGAGATCTGCTGGACCCTAAAGG GAGCCGCCAAGCCCTGCGAGTGAGGGAGCACAAAGTCCTGGGGCCCTACGTGGACGGCCTGTCTCGGCTCGCAGTCGCCAGCTACAAG GATATCGAGTCACTGATGTCCGAGGGGAACAAATCTCGTACGGTCGCTGCCACAAACATGAATGAGGAGAGCAGCCGCTCCCATGCCGTCTTCAACATCATCCTGACGCATACGCTGAAGGACCTGCAGTCTGGG ACCAGCGGGGAGAAAGTGAGTAAGCTGAGCCTGGTGGACCTGGCGGGGAGTGAGCGGGCCGCCAAGACAGGAGCGGCCGGGGAGCGACTGAAGGAAGGCAGCAACATCAACAA ATCCCTGACCACTCTGGGGCTGGTCATCTCTGCCCTTGCTGACCAAGGAGCGGGCAAGAACAAGAGCAAGTTCGTTCCCTACAGAGACTCTGTGCTCACCTGGCTGCTCAAG GACAGCCTGGGTGGGAACAGCAGGACGGCCATGGTGGCGACTGTCAGCCCGGCGGCCGACAACTACGACGAGACCCTGTCCACCCTGCGCTACGCCGACCGTGCCAAGAGCATCGTCAACCACGCCGTCGTCAACGAGGACCCCAACGCCAGGATCATCCGCGAGCTGCGTGAGGAGGTGGAGAAACTGAGGGAGCAGCTCACACAGGCTGAG TCGATGAAGGCCCCGGAGCTGAAGGACCGCCTGGAGGAGTCGGAGAAGCTGATCCAGGAGATGACGGTGACCTGGGAGGAGAAGCTACGGAAGACTGAGTCCATTGCACAG GAGCGTCAGAAGCAGCTAGAAAGCCTTGGGATTTCCCTGCAGTCCTCCGGGATTCGGGTGGGAGAGGACAAGTGCTTCCTGGTCAATTTGAACGCAGACCCGGCCCTCAACGAGCTGCTAGTCTACTACCTAAAG GAGCACACCCTGGTCGGAGCCGCGGACTCTCAGGACATTCAGCTGTGTGGGATGGGCATCCAAGGGGAGCACTGTGTAATTGACCTCACCGTGGAGGGCCAGGTCGTCCTGACGCCACGGCACAACTCCCG CACCTGTGTGAACGGCTCTCCCATCACCAGCCCCGTGCAGCTTCACCACGGCGATCGCATCCTCTGGGGGAACAACCACTTCTTCAG GATCAACCTCCCGAAGAGGCGGTCGCGTTGGGGGGAGCGGGAGGACGAGGACGGCGCGATgaagaacagcagcagcagcgagcAGCTGGACAACGATGGGGACACGGCCAGCGAGGTGTCCAGCGAGGTCAGCTTCAGCTACGAGTTCGCCCAGACGGAGGTCATGATGAAGGCCCTGGGCAACAATG ACCCCATGCAGGCGATCCTGCAGAGCCTGGAGCGGCAGCATGAGGAGGAGAAGCAGTCGGCCCTGGAGAGACAGCGGCTCATGTACGAGCAGGAGCTGGAGCAGCTGCGCCGCCGCCTCTCCCCGGACCGCCAGCAGCCGCCCCCGGGCCAGCACCCCCAGCACACGCAGCACCCCCAGCACCAGCACTACCGCAGCCTGGAGCGCCTCTCAGGCTCCCCCAGCGCCCAGCAGAGGCTGCGCCAGTGGAGCGAtgacag AGAGGCAGTGTTGACGCGGAGCCTACGTCGGCTCAGAGAGCAGATCGTTCGGGCCAACCTGCTAGTCCAGGAGGCGAGCTTCATCGCCGAAGAGCTGGAGAAGAGGACGGAGTACCGTGTCACCCTGCAGATCCCCGCCTCCAACCTCAACGCCAACAGGAAG CGTGACGCCGTCCTCAGTGAGCCAGCGGTGCAGGTGCGCAGGAAGGGCAAGGGGAAGCAGATCTGGGCCCTGGAGAAGATGGAGAACCGGCTGGTGGACATGAGGGATCTGTACCAGGAGTGGAAGGACTACGACGAGGACAACCCG GTCATGCGCTCCTACTTCAAGAGGGCCGACCCCTTCTTCGACGAGCAGGAGAACCACAGCCTGATCGGGGTGGCCAATGTCTTCCTGTCCTGCCTCTTCTACAACGTCAAGCTGCAGTACGCTGTTCCCATCGTCAACCAGAAGGGGGAG GCTGCTGGGCGCCTTCATGTGGAGGTGGTGAGGGTCAGCGGGGACTTCCAGGACAGCAGTGGAGAGGACAGCGAGGCGGGGCCAGACGGAGACGCACAGGAACGGCAGCTGGTCTGCATG ATCAAGATCCTTCAGGCCACAGGACTTCCCCAGCACCTGTCCAACTTCGTGTTCTGCCAGTATTCGTTCTGGGAGCAGGCCGAACCCATCATAGTGGCCCCCGAGGTGGACCCCTCTGCCTCGTCCCCCACCACTAAAGACCCTCACTGCATGGTGGTGTTTGACCACTGCAAG GAGCTGTCTGTCAATGTGTCGGAGGACTTCATTGAGTACCTGACGGAGGGTGCGGTGGCCATCGAGGTGTACGGACACAAGCAGTCAGACCCCCGCAGGAACACTGCCTTGTGGGACCTGGGCATCATTCAGGCCAAGACTCGTACACTCAGAGACAG GTGGAGCGAGGTGATGCGCAGGCTGGAGCTGTGGATTCAGATCTTGGAGCTCAACGAGAATGGGGAGTTCGTCCCTGTCGAGGTGCTTCCTGCAAGGGATGTGCGCACCGGGGGCATCTTCCAGCTCCGGCAG GGTCAGTCTCGCAGGATCCAGGTGGAGGTCCGCTCGGTGCAGGACTCGGGCACCATGCCCCTCATCGTGGAGTCCGTGCTGGCCGTGTCCGTGGGCTGTGTGGAGATCCGCCAGGCCAGGCCCAACAGGGGCAACGACTCCCAGCCG GTGGAAGATGACGGTATGGACAGTTATCAG GACCGCGATTTGGAGAGGCTGAAGGAACAGTGGCTGACTGCCCTGACCAAGAGGCAGGAGTACCTCGACCAGCATCTGCAGAAACTCGTCATCAAGCCAG ACAAGTCAGAGGATGATATGGACCGTGAGTCGCAGCTGCTGGAGTGTCGTCTCACACTGACAGAGGAACGCAACGCCGTGATGGTGCCGTCCGCTGGCAGTGGCATCCCAGGGGCGCCTGCTGAGTG GTCCCCGGTTCCTGGAATGGAGACGCACATCCCCGTTCTATTTCTGGAGCTCAGCG CGGATGACTTCAGTTCGCAGGACAACCTGGATAAGCCTGAGGCGGGGGGATGGGACGCCATCCTGAGTGGGGAGAACGAGAAACACTTCTTTGAGCTGCAGATCGTGAAGCAACACGAAGCAGAG GTGAAGGCTGAAGCCTCCTGGGACTCGACGGTGCATGACTGCCCACAGCTGAGCCGGGGGAGTGGGCCAGAGCAGAGGGTGTACCTGACTGTGAAGGCTGTGGTGCTGCTCAGCCACCCGGCAGACATGCAGCTCATTCTGCGCAAACGCATCTGTGTCAACGTCAGTGGCAGGCAG GGCTTTGCTCAGAGTTTTCTGCGCAGGATGTCCCACCGAGTCACCGTCCCTGGCTGTGGAGTGACTTTCGAGATTGTGTCCAACATTCCTGGG GATGCCCAGGGCCTGGAGGACAGGGAGATGCTGGCGCGGCTGGCGGCCAACATGGAGAACCCGCAGTCGGCCGACACCGAGGCGGCCATCGAGAGGTACCTGCGCAGCGTCCTGGCCGTGGAGAACATGCTCACACTGGACCGGCTCCGACAG gaGGTGGCAGTGAAGGAGCACCTGTCCAGCAAAGGGAAGGGCAGCAGGCGCAGTCTCAGCTCCCCCAATGTGCACAGG CTGTCCGGGAGCCGACAGGACCTGTCCCCCAACTCCCAGCTGGAGAACCACAAG GGTCGCTGGGAGAGTCAACAGGATATCTCGACTACTTCGCCCCAGTTCAGCCAGACTCTACCACGCCCCTCCCTGTCCAAGAAAACTGAACCAGAAGAAG TCCCTCTAGGTATCTCTGGACTGGCTGCCTCTTATCTCTCCCCAGTGAGATCCCTGGTCCCCCCGATGCCCAAACTGCTCAAGTCCCTTTTCCCTGCCAGGGATGACAAGAAAGACCTACGACCTTCACCCCTCGCCAATCAG GTTGTCGGTCAGGAATGTGTGGCCATGGCGGGAGAGGACAGG CCAGTGCCTCGGATCATGGTGCAGTCTGCAAGCATTGAGGAAAGCCCTCAAAAACCCAAACTG GTGCCTAAGGAGGAGAGAATCTCTCGCTCTGTGGTCGTGCCAGACAGACAACTGGACAACCCCCCAGTGTATTCAGCCTCACACGAGAGCTCCGAGTCTCCCCAGAGCCCGGTGAGCGAAGCCTCCAGCGGCTACTTCTCCACCAGTGTTTCCACCGCGACTCTGTCCGAGGCCTCCGCTGCGGCCTGCGACTCACCTACCCTCCCGGCCAGTCAGGCCCTGGCAGGTAGTGTGGCATCGGCCAGTGTGGTGGACTGCGAGAATGAAACTGCCCCGAGGAGTGGTGGTGGGAAGGAGGCTGAGGGGGTCCTAGAGGCCCTCCCAGTGTCAGAGCAGGATCCTCAGGGGTCCTCAACTCCACGGCGGCAGCAGGCAGAAGGGACAGCGTCTGACAGGAACGGGATTCCTTCTCTGGAGAGAATAGACACTACTGCcattactacaactactaccacAATAAGCGCACAGGCTCCctcagagagcacagagcagacGAGGCCTGAGCCCTCCCCGCCCAAAGCCGCAGGGGCCAATCCTTTCAAGATCCAGAAGGTGAAGACTCAGGATCTGAAGTCTTTCACTCGCATTCTGGGTGAAGACGGTGCGCCGACTCCGGAGGAAGGGAGCGATGCCCTGGGGGAGGGCAGCAGAAGCGCACCGGGGCAAGGGGGCGGGTTCTCGGAGGCTGGGGAGGGACCCCCTCGGACTGGTGAGGAGCAGCAGGCGTCCCGAGCAGAGCCAGAGGAGACGCTGGAGATCACCTCTGACTCGGAGGAGCACAGGGAACAGCCGCTCCCTGATTGGCTGAAGGAGGGGGAGTACGTGGTTGTGGGGACCAATAAGAGCGGCACGGTTCGATACGTGGGGCCCACAGACTTCGCAGACGGCGTTTGGGTTGGAGTCGAGCTGGACGTTCCTGCGG GCAAGAACGACGGGTCCGTGGCGGGCAAGCAGTACTTCCGCTGTAACCCCGGCTACGGAGTTCTAGTCCGGTCGGACAGGGTGACCCGGAGTAGCGGCCCGGCCAAGAGGCGCGGCGACAATCGGCGCAGCGGCAACTTCTCCGGCTCCAACCCCAACCTCAACGCGCTCACGGCCCTGGCCAAGGGAGAGGGGGCCAGGGATCGGGCGGGCCTCCGACGGGAGAAGCGCATGTCCTGGAACAGCTGA